In a single window of the Platichthys flesus chromosome 5, fPlaFle2.1, whole genome shotgun sequence genome:
- the sh3gl2a gene encoding SH3 domain containing GRB2 like 2a, endophilin A1 — MSVAGLKKQFHKATQKVSEKVGGAEGTKLDLDFTDMEKKMDTTSRAVLDIMTKTTEYLQPNPATRAKMSMMNSMSRMRGQEKGPGYTQTEAILGESMQRFGRELGEDSNFGLALIDAGEAMRELGEVKDALDMEVKQNFIDPMQNLHEKDLKEITHHLKKMEGRRLDFDYKKKRQGKVNDDEIKQALEKFDDSKEIAEQSMFNLLESDIEQVSQLAALVHAQVEYHSRAAEILTQLSSKIDERIRDTAVKPRKEYLPKPRTSLDFSSISENHNGGIHSARSPAPLDQPCCRALYDFDPENEGELGFKEGDIITLTNKIDDNWYEGMLHGNSGFFPINYVDILVPLP; from the exons AAAGTGAGCGAAAAAGTTGGAGGAGCAGAAGGAACGAAGCTCGATCTGGATTTCACTGATATGGAGAAG AAGATGGACACCACCTCTCGGGCCGTGCTGGACATCATGACCAAGACCACTGAGTATCTGCAGCCGAACCCAG CCACGAGAGCCAAGATGAGCATGATGAACTCCATGTCACGCATGCGCGGCCAAGAGAAGGGGCCGGGCTACACGCAGACCGAGGCCATCTTGGGAGAGTCCATGCAGAGGTTCGGCCGGGAGCTCGGGGAGGATTCGAACTTTG GACTCGCTCTGATTGACGCTGGGGAAGCCATGCGTGAGCTGGGAGAGGTGAAGGACGCTCTGGACATGGAGGTCAAGCAGAACTTCATCGATCCAATGCAGAACCTCCACGAAAAAGACCTCAAGGAGATAACG CATCACCTGAAGAAGATGGAGGGTCGTCGCCTGGACTTTGACTACAAGAAGAAGCGTCAGGGCAAAGTGAACGACGATGAGATCAAACAAGCGCTCGAGAAGTTCGACGACTCCAAGGAGATCGCTGAGCAGAGCATGTTCAACCTGCTGGAGAGCGAT ATTGAACAGGTGAGCCAGCTCGCTGCGCTGGTCCATGCTCAGGTGGAGTATCACAGCCGGGCTGCTGAGATCCTCACGCAGCTCTCCAGTAAGATTGATGAACG GATAAGGGACACTGCCGTCAAGCCCAGGAAGGAGTACCTGCCCAAACCCCGCACGTCTCTGGACTTCTCCTCCATCAGCGAGAACCACAATGGAGGCATCCACAGTGCTCGATCTCCAG CCCCACTGGACCAGCCCTGCTGCCGCGCCCTGTACGATTTTGACCCCGAGAACGAGGGTGAGCTAGGCTTCAAGGAGGGCGACATCATCACCCTGACCAATAAGATCGACGACAACTGGTACGAGGGGATGCTGCACGGCAACTCCGGCttcttccccatcaactacgtGGACATCCTGGTGCCACTGCCCTAG